From a single Cotesia glomerata isolate CgM1 linkage group LG6, MPM_Cglom_v2.3, whole genome shotgun sequence genomic region:
- the LOC123266571 gene encoding ATP-binding cassette sub-family C member 4-like: MTKKIVSNKLRRNPIEKANLLSRLFFWWTLGLFKRGARNGITMDDLYTPLPADKSEILTDNLERAWSDELKKLKPNQTQKNDDNHTTKSVKPSLLRAIIKTFWVKFAVMGMFQLIEQLVLFNLQPIIQSIIISYFQAENEKSMTQNEALSWAVALIIVKLGITLIVHHMNFFGQILGMRLRLACCSLIYRKSLKLSKTALDETPAGQVVNLLSNDVNRFDLLPEFLNYLWITPLQIIVIGYIIWRSIGIYTLVGYGMLFLITIPMQSYVGMVTGKLRDVTAKLTDRRVQLMSELIAGIQVVKMYAWERPFNKIVTQTRANEIKQILRSNNIRGLYSSSSEFTQKAMLFMTLVIFIMIDDNPINPEITFQVSIYYSTLQLLMTIFFPISIISLIQSIVAVERIEEFLLLDEVERKTEALTIEFFKMSKFDESLQKKVAPEAVLVKLDKVSANWKLGQLPPTLFEVSLKINGGELCTLVGPVGSGKSSFLNVLLQELPVSAGTVGLFQFSDGESADAKSQSGFIQDNPEMKISYASQDPWLFTGTVRENILFGLEYDKTHYQEVTKVCSLLRDFKHLPNGDLTIVGERGASLSGGQRARVNLARAIYRRADLYLLDDPLSAVDARVARRLFKDCILEYLKGKTRILVTHQLNYLKQADTIAVLERGSIKHHGTFDTLIQTSAVFNNMLNALKKNEDEKETEAVIETAKGQSPDNQETEVASEKNNFFRRAKTRMSQISIRSHDSYKFMINEDADGVDLKNTIPDEVKGEGFISKEIYFRYFREGGGIIGCILLVLMFILTQVAAVGVDQWMTFWTTLETFRRCIQSAGGVCPGAVRESHALINNTILSSLLDSNGLLPTKTAVYIYLVLLITFITLSMSRARFLIWVGMRAARKLHNQMFSSLLQATMYFFNTNPSGRLLNRFSKDVGAIDDLLLRFMIESFLILIGVVGILVNIISVNIWMIGVTVIIGIVFYFLSFYYLRAAQDVKRLEGITKSPVFTHVSTTLNGLTTIRSCGKDVQITLRNEFDRYQNEHTRAWYLVVASGSAFGFSIDLITCIFIAVLCFLLILINSENTFGASVGLAISQSLVLTGMLQHGVKQMTQVISQMTAVERIIQYTDLPKEGPIESSKPLPENWPSKGRIQWMNVYLSYKKDDPAVLKNIHLMIEPGWKVGVVGRTGAGKSSLISALFRLVDDGLQGQIIIDGVDTKTIGLQDLRSSISIIPQEPVLFSETLRYNLDPFGKYTDKEIWDALREVELSNLALDQWVTEGGTNFSVGQRQLICLARALLRNNRILVLDEATANIDSRTDALIQRAIRSKFADCTVITIAHRLNTIINSNRILVMDNGCAVEFDTPYELLIEKPDSIFAKMVEQTGPSMTAKITYEVMEFHNQQTNLSLN; encoded by the exons GGCATGGAGCGATGAGTTAAAGAAGCTGAAACCCAATCAAACTCAAAAAAACGATGATAATCATACAACAAAATCAGTTAAGCCAAGTTTGCTGCGAGCAATCATCAAAACCTTTTGGGTGAAGTTTGCAGTAATGGGAATGTTCCAATTGATTGAGCAGCTTGTTTTATTCAATTTGCAGCCAATCATTCAAAGTATCATAATTTCATACTTTCAAGCTGAAAATGAGAAGTCGATGACTCAAAATGAAGCCCTGAGCTGGGCTGTAGCGCTCATTATCGTCAAACTAGGAATCACTTTAATAGTTCATCACATGAATTTCTTCGGGCAGATATTGGGAATGAGATTGAGACTGGCCTGTTGTTCTCTTATCTATAGAAAGAGTTTGAAACTGAGCAAAACTGCGCTTGATGAAACTCCGGCTGGCCAGGTGGTGAATCTTCTCAGCAACGATGTCAATCGCTTCGATTTGCTTCCTGAGTTCCTCAATTATCTATGGATTACACCACTTCAG ATCATTGTGATCGGATACATAATCTGGCGCAGTATCGGGATCTATACTCTGGTGGGCTACGGAATGCTCTTCTTGATAACGATTCCGATGCAAAGCTACGTGGGAATGGTCACAGGAAAGCTCAGAGATGTTACCGCTAAATTAACTGATCGACGAGTCCAGCTCATGAGTGAACTAATCGCCGGCATTCAA GTTGTAAAAATGTATGCATGGGAGAgaccattcaataaaataGTCACACAAACAAGGGCGAATGAAATAAAACAGATACTTCGGTCAAATAACATACGGGGGTTGTATTCCAGTTCTTCAGAATTTACACAAAAGGCGATGCTGTTTATGACACTGGTTATCTTCATAATGATCGATGATAATCCAATCAATCCGGAAATCACCTTCCAAGTGTCAATTTATTACAGCACTCTTCAATTGCTCATGACGATATTCTTTccaatatcaattatttcacTAATCCAAAGTATCGTAGCTGTCGAAAGGATTGAG GAATTTCTTTTGCTGGATGAGGTTGAAAGAAAGACAGAAGCGCTGAcaatcgaattttttaaaatgtcaaaatttgaTGAAAGTTTACAGAAAAAAGTTGCGCCAGAAGCTGTTCTAGTTAAGTTAGACAAAGTTTCAGCTAATTGGAAGCTTGGCCAATTGCCTCCAACACTATTTGAAGTGTCCCTGAAGATCAACGGAGGAGAACTTTGTACTCTGGTAGGCCCAGTCGGTTCGGGCAAAAGTTCTTTTTTGAATGTGCTCCTGCAGGAGTTGCCAGTTAGTGCAGGAACGGTTGGACTCTTCCAGTTCTCTGATGGAGAGTCAGCAGATGCAAAATCTCAATCAGGATTTATACAGGACAATCCTGAAATGAAGATATCATACGCTAGTCAGGATCCGTGGCTCTTTACAGGAACTGTGAGAGAGAACATTCTCTTTGGACTAGAGTATGATAAAACGCATTATCAAGag GTGACGAAAGTTTGTTCTCTTCTGCGGGATTTCAAACATCTGCCCAACGGAGATCTAACTATAGTCGGAGAACGAGGAGCTTCACTGTCAGGCGGCCAGAGAGCGAGAGTCAATTTGGCCAGAGCAATCTACAGACGAGCCGACCTGTACCTTCTAGATGATCCGTTGAGTGCTGTAGATGCACGTGTCGCTCGACGGCTCTTCAAAGATTGTATCCTCGAGTATTTAAAAGGCAAAACGCGGATCTTGGTTACGCATCAGCTCAATTATCTCAAGCAGGCTGATACTATCGCAGTTTTGGAGCGC GGCTCGATCAAACATCATGGAACTTTTGATACTTTAATTCAAACGAGTGCTGTTTTCAACAATATGCTCAACGCTCTAAAGAAGAACGAGGACGAAAAAGAAACTGAAGCTGTTATTGAAACTGCCAAGGGGCAAAGTCCTGATAATCAAGAGACGGAAGTCGCaagcgaaaaaaataatttcttccgGCGGGCCAAGACCAGGATGTCCCAAATTTCGATCAGATCTCACGATAGTTacaaattt ATGATCAATGAAGACGCTGATGGAGTGGATCTCAAAAATACTATCCCCGACGAAGTAAAGGGCGAAGGATTCATCTCCAAGGAGATTTACTTCCGATATTTCCGCGAAGGTGGTGGGATCATTGGATGCATTCTGCTGGTCCTGATGTTTATTCTGACCCAAGTTGCTGCGGTCGGTGTCGATCAGTGGATGACTTTCTGGACAACTCTAGAAACATTCAGGCGTTGTATCCAGAGTGCAGGTGGTGTATGTCCAGGGGCTGTACGTGAATCTCACGCTCTCATCAACAACACGATATTGAGCTCACTTCTTGATAGCAATGGTTTGCTACCCACCAAAACTGCAGTCTACATCTACCTCGTTCTTCTCATCACTTTCATCACTCTGTCCATGTCCAGGGCCCGGTTTCTCATATGGGTCGGTATGAGAGCTGCACGCAAGCTCCACAATCAAATGTTTTCTAGTCTCCTTCAAGCGACTATGTATTTCTTTAACACTAATCCTTCGG GTCGACTTTTAAACAGATTCTCAAAAGATGTTGGAGCAATAGATGATTTACTTTTACGGTTTATGATCGAATCATTTCTTATACTCATAGGAGTTGTTGGTATCTTGGTAAATATCATTTCTGTCAATATCTGGATGATAGGAGTTACAGTCATTATCGGGATTGTATTCtactttttatcattttactaTCTGAGAGCTGCCCAAGATGTCAAGCGACTAGAAGGAATCA caAAAAGTCCAGTTTTTACGCACGTTAGCACAACACTGAATGGTCTAACAACGATACGAAGTTGTGGGAAAGATGTGCAAATAACATTAAGAAACGAATTTGATCGGTATCAAAATGAACACACCAGAGCATGGTATTTAGTTGTAGCTTCTGGATCAGCATTTGGTTTTAGTATCGATTTAATCACTTGCATCTTTATTGCTGTTTTatgttttcttttaattttaattaattctg aaaacaCTTTTGGTGCGTCAGTTGGTCTAGCTATTTCACAATCATTAGTTTTGACGGGTATGCTACAACATGGAGTAAAGCAAATGACTCAAGTTATATCACAGATGACAGCTGTAGAGAGAATAATTCAGTACACTGATTTACCAAAAGAAGGTCCTATAGAATCATCAAAACCGTTGCCTGAGAACTGGCCATCCAAAGGCCGAATTCAGTGGATGAATGTTTATCTCAGTTACAAAAAAGACGACCCTGCTGTTTTGAAG AACATACACCTGATGATCGAGCCGGGCTGGAAAGTTGGAGTTGTTGGAAGAACTGGTGCGGGAAAATCCTCGTTGATATCTGCACTCTTCCGACTAGTCGACGATGGTCTCCAGGGGCAAATAATTATTGACGGTGTAGACACTAAGACAATCGGGCTTCAAGATTTACGATCGAGTATATCAATAATTCCACAGGAGCCTGTTTTATTTTCTGAGACACTACGATACAATCTTGACCCATTTGGGAAATACACCGATAAAGAAATCTGGGACGCTTTGAGGGAAGTTGAATTGAGTAACTTGGCCCTCGACCAATGGGTCACGGAAGGCGGAACAAACTTCAGCGTTGGTCAGCGTCAGCTGATTTGTCTCGCTCGCGCTCTGCTGAGAAACAATCGGATCCTGGTTCTCGACGAAGCCACCGCCAATATTGACTCTCG GACTGATGCGTTGATCCAGCGAGCAATTCGCTCGAAATTCGCAGACTGCACAGTTATAACAATAGCTCACAGATTAAATACAATCATCAACAGCAATAGGATTCTAGTAATGGATAATGGATGTGCTGTG GAATTTGATACACCGTACGAATTGCTGATAGAAAAACCGGATAGCATATTCGCCAAAATGGTCGAACAAACCGGGCCATCCATGACTGCTAAAATAACTTACGAAGTAATGGAGTTTCATAACcaacaaacaaatttatctCTTAACTAA